The genomic stretch CAGACAATGCACTACCTGTCAGCTAGACACTTCCGCCACTGCGGTGTGTCAGGGACTTTCACCCATTAGTCCGATGCGCTGCCAAGCGCACAAAAGCGGAAGCAGCCACTTGGCAGCTTCCACTTTTTTCAACTTGTCTTTTGGAGTAGTTTCTTCTTGGTAGAGAGGCTTTTCAATCCTTCCGGCTGATAGCCAACGATCAATTTCTTCCCATCTGTCAGGATCGGCCTTCTTAAAAGCTTGGGGTCATTTGTAAGCAACTGCAGAATTTCTGAGAGGTGTAAATCATCAACATCCACATCGAGATCCTTGTAAGATTGGCTTCTCGTTGCGAGAAGCTCATCAAGCCCTTCCGTTGTCATCATGAGGAGCTGTTTCAATTCTTCCTCTGTCGGGGGCTCTCTAAAAATATGGCGCTCTGTGAATGGAATCGAATTTGCCTTCAGCCATTTTTTGGCCTTTCGGCAAGAAGTACAGCTTGGATAGGTAAAAAATACGAGTTCATCCATTATCGATTTTCTCCCTTCTGTTTAAATCCTTTAACTTAAACCTATTGTATACCATTTGTATAACTTTTGTACAGATATTTAATTTTGTATTTTTTTGTCACCACATATTTATCCTTACTTTTCCTGAAATACCAATGTATAATAAGATTAACCCTCAGATGAAACCGCTTAAATGAATGCTGAAATGAAAGAAAAATTCATTTTTCATGTTTTTTTCTCACTTAAATGTCACAAACTATTAATGATGAAATATTTACAAATTATTCATTTTTCATTTATAATATTGAATTGATGGATAGAGGGTAAAAAGGAGGGATACATAAATGGATCGCATGTACAGAGTGTTAGGTTTCTGG from Falsibacillus pallidus encodes the following:
- a CDS encoding Spx/MgsR family RNA polymerase-binding regulatory protein, with amino-acid sequence MDELVFFTYPSCTSCRKAKKWLKANSIPFTERHIFREPPTEEELKQLLMMTTEGLDELLATRSQSYKDLDVDVDDLHLSEILQLLTNDPKLLRRPILTDGKKLIVGYQPEGLKSLSTKKKLLQKTS